In Ciconia boyciana chromosome 3, ASM3463844v1, whole genome shotgun sequence, a genomic segment contains:
- the LOC140650309 gene encoding ankyrin repeat domain-containing protein 9-like: MASNQASLQDDQSRHCKFLSYMFYQAVRDHKPVWMLEDMRTMEYFYWEENASLRTYSPSEALLYAVVHNHLPYAQYLLSHFPEEALKVPGEHFCYCPSSAPHLAMAVTYDRRDILGLIIKIAHKLPSLNSYINRTGCFHLEDGKTPLHLACELLRSETVLILLGNGASPRIEDSKGLTPLDVILEQMWDSKVNVASKKLCLDYLLLFMPNPQFKMRKVLQEHPDHWTALLGEDKFNSLVGNTPASLYLQAMQTILQTLPPSHFPKSIQELPIPQALKPLPSYGKKLPTKNVVNVFP, from the coding sequence ATGGCCAGTAACCAGGCCAGCCTGCAGGATGATCAGAGCAGGCACTGCAAGTTCTTATCCTATATGTTCTACCAGGCTGTGAGAGATCACAAGCCTGTGTGGATGCTGGAAGACATGAGAACTATGGAGTATTTTTACTGGGAGGAAAATGCCAGCCTAAGAACCTACTCACCTTCAGAAGCCCTTCTCTATGCAGTGGTGCATAACCACCTGCCTTACGCTCAGTATCTGCTGTCTCATTTTCCAGAGGAGGCTCTCAAGGTGCCTGGGGAACACTTCTGCTATTGCCCATCCTCTGCTCCTCACTTGGCCATGGCGGTCACATATGACAGGAGAGATATCTTGGGGCTGATCATCAAAATTGCACACAAGCTTCCCAGCTTGAACTCCTACATCAATAGGACTGGCTGCTTTCATCTGGAAGATGGGAAAACCCCCCTGCACCTTGCCTGCGAACTGCTGAGGTCAGAGACGGTCCTCATCCTCCTTGGAAATGGAGCCTCTCCCAGGATAGAGGACAGTAAAGGGCTTACCCCGCTGGACGTCATCCTGGAGCAGATGTGGGACTCCAAAGTCAATGTGGCATCAAAGAAGCTCTGCCTCGACTACCTCTTGCTCTTCATGCCCAACCCACAGTTTAAGATGCGGAAAGTTCTGCAGGAGCATCCGGACCACTGGACAGCTTTGCTGGGGGAAGACAAATTCAACAGCCTGGTGGGGAACACACCTGCTTCTTTATATCTGCAAGCTATGCAAACTATTCTCCAGactcttcccccctcccactTCCCTAAAAGCATCCAGGAACTACCTATACCTCAGGCACTAAAGCCCTTACCATCCTATGGCAAAAAGCTACCGACAAAAAATGTGGTAAATGTTTTTCCTTGA